In a genomic window of Pseudomonas mohnii:
- the astD gene encoding succinylglutamate-semialdehyde dehydrogenase, protein MMKSLYIAGEWLAGQGEAFESLNPVTQQVVWSGEGATAAQVESAVQAARQAFPGWARRTLEERISVLEAFAAALKNNADELARTIGEETGKPLWEAATEVTSMVNKIAISVQSYRERTGEKSGPLGDATAVLRHKPHGVVAVFGPYNFPGHLPNGHIVPALLAGNTVLFKPSELTPKVAELTVKCWIEAGLPAGVLNLLQGARETGIALAANPGIDGLFFTGSSRTGNHLHQQFAGRPDKILALEMGGNNPLVVDQVADLDAAVYTIIQSAFISAGQRCTCARRLLVPQGAWGDTLLARLVAVSSTLSVGAFDQQPAPFMGSVISLGAAKALMDAQAHLLANGAVSLLEMTQPQAQSALLTPGILDVTAVADRPDEELFGPLLQVIRYADFESAIAEANDTAYGLAAGLLSDSEARYQQFWLESRAGIVNWNKQLTGAASSAPFGGVGASGNHRASAYYAADYCAYPVASLETPSLALPSALTPGVKMA, encoded by the coding sequence ATAATGAAGTCGCTTTACATCGCAGGTGAATGGCTGGCCGGTCAGGGCGAAGCCTTCGAGTCGCTGAACCCGGTGACCCAACAGGTGGTTTGGTCCGGCGAAGGCGCCACCGCTGCTCAAGTTGAATCGGCCGTACAAGCGGCGCGCCAGGCGTTCCCGGGCTGGGCCCGCCGCACGCTGGAAGAACGTATCTCGGTGCTGGAGGCTTTTGCCGCGGCATTGAAGAACAACGCTGACGAACTGGCCCGCACCATCGGTGAGGAAACCGGCAAACCCCTGTGGGAAGCGGCGACCGAAGTCACCAGCATGGTCAACAAGATTGCGATCTCGGTGCAGAGTTACCGTGAACGTACCGGCGAGAAGAGCGGCCCGCTGGGCGACGCCACCGCCGTACTGCGTCACAAGCCACATGGCGTGGTGGCCGTGTTCGGTCCCTACAACTTCCCTGGCCACTTGCCAAACGGTCACATCGTGCCGGCGCTGCTGGCCGGTAACACGGTGCTGTTCAAGCCGAGCGAGCTGACGCCGAAAGTGGCCGAGTTGACGGTCAAGTGCTGGATCGAAGCCGGCTTGCCAGCCGGCGTGTTGAACCTGCTGCAAGGCGCTCGCGAAACCGGTATTGCCCTGGCGGCGAACCCGGGCATCGACGGTCTGTTCTTCACCGGTTCCAGCCGTACCGGCAATCATCTGCACCAGCAGTTCGCCGGTCGTCCGGACAAGATCCTGGCGCTGGAAATGGGTGGCAACAACCCGCTGGTGGTCGATCAGGTCGCCGACCTCGATGCCGCTGTTTACACCATCATCCAGTCGGCATTCATTTCTGCCGGTCAGCGTTGCACCTGCGCGCGCCGCCTGCTGGTGCCGCAAGGCGCCTGGGGCGACACCCTGCTGGCGCGTCTGGTGGCGGTCAGCTCGACGCTTTCAGTCGGGGCCTTCGATCAGCAGCCGGCGCCGTTCATGGGCTCGGTGATTTCCCTGGGCGCCGCTAAAGCGCTGATGGACGCCCAGGCGCATTTGCTGGCCAACGGCGCCGTGTCGTTGCTGGAGATGACTCAGCCTCAGGCGCAATCCGCATTGCTGACCCCTGGCATTCTGGATGTGACCGCCGTGGCGGATCGTCCAGACGAAGAGTTGTTCGGCCCGCTGCTGCAAGTGATCCGCTACGCTGATTTTGAATCGGCGATTGCTGAGGCCAACGACACGGCCTACGGCCTGGCTGCGGGTCTGTTGTCGGATTCCGAAGCGCGTTACCAGCAATTCTGGCTGGAGAGCCGTGCCGGTATCGTCAACTGGAACAAGCAGTTGACCGGTGCTGCCAGCAGCGCGCCATTCGGCGGCGTCGGCGCCTCGGGCAACCACCGCGCCAGCGCCTACTACGCGGCGGATTACTGCGCGTATCCGGTGGCCTCGCTGGAAACCCCGAGCCTGGCCTTGCCGTCGGCCCTGACCCCCGGCGTGAAAATGGCCTGA
- the astA gene encoding arginine N-succinyltransferase → MIVRPVRSSDLPALIDLARSTGTGLTTLPANEERLAHRVGWAEKTFRGEAGRGDADYLFVLEDDDGRVVGISAIAGAVGLREPWYNFRVGLTVSASQELKIYREIPTLFLANDLTGNSELCSLFLHADYRSGLNGRMLSKARMLFIAEFPHLFGNKIIAEMRGVSDEAGRSPFWESLGRHFFKMEFSQADYLTGVGNKAFIAELMPKFPLYTCFLSPEARNVIGQVHPDTEPALSMLKSEGFSYQGYVDIFDAGPAIECETGKIRAVRDSQALVLAIGTPGDDATPFIIHNRKREDCRITAAPARFAAGTLVVDPLTAKRLQLNAGDQVRAVPLSAARESK, encoded by the coding sequence ATGATCGTTCGTCCCGTACGCAGCAGCGATTTACCCGCTCTGATCGACCTGGCCCGCAGCACCGGCACCGGCCTGACTACCTTGCCAGCCAACGAAGAGCGCCTGGCCCATCGGGTCGGCTGGGCCGAGAAGACTTTCCGTGGCGAAGCCGGGCGAGGCGATGCGGACTACCTGTTCGTACTCGAAGACGACGACGGTCGCGTGGTGGGCATTTCCGCCATCGCCGGTGCCGTAGGCCTGCGTGAGCCTTGGTACAACTTCCGCGTGGGGCTGACGGTCAGTGCCTCGCAGGAGCTGAAAATCTATCGCGAAATCCCGACGCTGTTCCTGGCCAACGACCTGACCGGTAACTCGGAACTGTGCTCGTTGTTCCTGCACGCCGACTACCGCAGTGGCCTCAACGGCCGCATGCTGTCCAAGGCGCGAATGCTGTTCATCGCCGAATTCCCGCACCTGTTCGGCAACAAGATCATCGCCGAGATGCGCGGCGTGTCCGACGAAGCCGGGCGTTCGCCATTCTGGGAAAGCCTGGGCCGGCACTTCTTCAAAATGGAATTCAGCCAGGCCGACTACCTGACCGGCGTTGGTAACAAGGCGTTCATCGCCGAGCTGATGCCAAAATTCCCGTTGTACACCTGCTTCCTCTCTCCAGAGGCGCGCAACGTGATCGGTCAGGTTCATCCGGACACCGAGCCGGCGCTGTCGATGCTCAAGAGCGAAGGTTTCAGCTATCAAGGCTACGTCGACATCTTCGACGCCGGCCCGGCCATCGAGTGCGAAACCGGCAAGATCCGAGCGGTGCGCGACAGCCAGGCCCTGGTACTGGCCATCGGCACGCCGGGTGACGACGCCACGCCATTCATTATTCACAACCGCAAGCGCGAAGACTGCCGGATCACTGCCGCACCCGCACGCTTCGCCGCCGGTACGCTGGTGGTCGATCCGCTGACTGCCAAACGTCTTCAACTCAACGCCGGCGATCAAGTGCGCGCCGTTCCGTTGTCCGCTGCTCGGGAGTCGAAATAA
- the aruF gene encoding arginine/ornithine succinyltransferase subunit alpha, whose translation MLVMRPAQMADLGEVQRLAADSPIGVTSLPDDVERLSDKIAASEASFAAEVSFNGEESYFFVLEDTATGKLVGCSAIVASAGYSEPFYSFRNETFVHASRELKIHNKIHVLSQCHDLTGNSLLTSFYVQRELVGSPWAELNSRGRLLFVASHPERFADSVVTEIVGYSDENGDSPFWDAIGRNFFDLNYAEAERLCGLKSRTFLAELMPHYPIYVPLLPDSAQEAMGQVHPRAQITFDILMREGFETDHYIDIFDGGPTLHARVSGIRSIAQSRVVPVKIGEPVKGAGRQYLVANAQLQDYRAVLLELDYAPGKPVTLDLEAAEALGVGEGASVRLVAV comes from the coding sequence ATGCTGGTGATGCGCCCCGCGCAAATGGCTGATCTGGGCGAGGTACAGCGTCTGGCTGCGGACAGCCCGATTGGTGTCACTTCCCTGCCGGATGACGTTGAACGCCTGAGCGACAAGATCGCGGCAAGCGAAGCCTCATTCGCTGCCGAAGTCAGCTTCAACGGTGAAGAGAGCTATTTCTTCGTCCTCGAAGACACCGCGACCGGCAAACTGGTCGGTTGCTCGGCGATCGTCGCGTCGGCCGGCTATTCCGAGCCGTTCTACAGTTTCCGTAATGAAACCTTCGTGCACGCTTCCCGCGAGCTGAAGATTCATAACAAGATTCACGTGCTTTCTCAGTGCCACGACCTGACCGGCAACAGCTTGCTGACCAGTTTCTACGTACAGCGCGAGCTGGTGGGTTCGCCTTGGGCCGAACTCAATTCCCGTGGTCGCCTGCTGTTCGTGGCCAGCCATCCGGAGCGCTTTGCCGATTCGGTGGTGACCGAGATCGTCGGTTACAGCGATGAAAATGGCGATTCGCCGTTCTGGGACGCCATCGGTCGCAACTTCTTCGACCTCAACTACGCCGAAGCAGAGCGTCTGTGTGGCCTCAAGAGCCGGACGTTCCTCGCCGAGCTGATGCCGCATTACCCGATCTATGTGCCGTTGCTGCCGGATTCGGCGCAAGAAGCGATGGGGCAGGTGCACCCGCGGGCGCAGATCACGTTCGACATCCTGATGCGCGAAGGCTTCGAGACCGATCACTACATCGACATTTTCGACGGCGGCCCGACCTTGCATGCCCGTGTCTCGGGGATCCGTTCGATTGCCCAGAGCCGTGTGGTGCCGGTGAAAATCGGTGAGCCGGTCAAAGGCGCCGGTCGTCAGTACCTGGTGGCCAACGCCCAGTTGCAGGATTACCGCGCGGTATTGCTCGAGCTTGATTACGCGCCGGGCAAACCCGTCACCCTGGATCTGGAAGCAGCCGAAGCCCTGGGCGTCGGTGAAGGTGCCAGCGTGCGCCTGGTGGCGGTTTAA
- a CDS encoding aspartate aminotransferase family protein, whose translation MSVEHAAVQRADFDQVMVPNYAPAAFIPVRGAGSRVWDQSGRELIDFAGGIAVNVLGHAHPALVGALTEQANKLWHVSNVFTNEPALRLAHKLIDATFAERVFFCNSGAEANEAAFKLARRVAFDRFGSEKYEIIAALNSFHGRTLFTVNVGGQSKYSDGFGPKITGITHVPYNDLAALKAAVSDKTCAVVLEPIQGEGGVLPAELAYLQGARELCTEHNALLVFDEVQTGMGRSGKLFAYQHYGVTPDILTSAKSLGGGFPIAAMLTTEDLAKHLVVGTHGTTYGGNPLACAVAEAVIDVINTPEVLNGVNAKHDKFKARLEQIGEKYGLFTQVRGLGLLIGCVLSDAWKGKAKDIFNAAEKEGLMILQAGPDVIRFAPSLVVEDADIDAGLDRFERAAAKLTQA comes from the coding sequence ATGTCCGTTGAGCACGCTGCGGTACAACGCGCCGATTTCGACCAGGTAATGGTTCCCAACTACGCGCCTGCCGCTTTCATTCCAGTGCGTGGCGCCGGTTCCCGCGTATGGGACCAGTCCGGCCGCGAGTTGATCGACTTCGCCGGCGGGATTGCGGTAAACGTATTGGGCCATGCGCATCCGGCGCTGGTCGGTGCGCTGACCGAGCAAGCCAACAAGCTGTGGCATGTGTCCAACGTGTTCACCAATGAGCCGGCCTTGCGCCTGGCCCATAAACTGATCGATGCCACTTTTGCCGAGCGCGTGTTCTTCTGCAACTCCGGTGCTGAAGCCAACGAGGCTGCCTTCAAGCTGGCCCGTCGCGTCGCGTTCGATCGCTTTGGCAGCGAAAAATACGAAATCATTGCCGCGCTGAACAGCTTCCACGGTCGCACCCTGTTCACCGTGAACGTGGGTGGCCAGTCGAAGTACTCCGACGGCTTCGGTCCAAAAATCACCGGTATCACTCACGTCCCTTACAACGATCTGGCTGCTTTGAAAGCCGCCGTTTCCGACAAGACCTGTGCCGTGGTGCTGGAGCCGATCCAGGGTGAGGGCGGCGTACTGCCGGCCGAACTGGCCTACCTGCAAGGCGCCCGCGAGCTGTGCACCGAGCACAACGCGCTGCTGGTGTTCGACGAAGTGCAAACCGGCATGGGCCGCAGCGGCAAGCTGTTCGCCTACCAACACTACGGCGTGACGCCGGACATCCTGACCAGCGCCAAGAGCCTGGGCGGCGGTTTCCCGATCGCGGCGATGTTGACCACCGAAGACCTGGCCAAACACCTGGTCGTCGGCACCCACGGCACCACCTACGGCGGCAACCCGCTGGCGTGCGCAGTCGCGGAAGCCGTGATCGACGTGATCAACACCCCTGAAGTGCTGAACGGCGTCAACGCCAAGCACGACAAGTTCAAGGCCCGCCTGGAGCAGATCGGCGAGAAGTACGGCCTGTTTACCCAGGTGCGTGGCCTGGGGCTGTTGATCGGTTGTGTACTGAGCGATGCCTGGAAAGGCAAGGCCAAGGACATCTTCAACGCTGCTGAAAAAGAAGGCCTGATGATTCTGCAAGCCGGTCCGGACGTGATTCGCTTCGCCCCGAGCCTGGTGGTTGAAGACGCTGATATCGATGCCGGCCTGGACCGCTTCGAACGCGCCGCAGCCAAGCTGACACAAGCCTGA